The following are from one region of the Corynebacterium hindlerae genome:
- a CDS encoding DHA2 family efflux MFS transporter permease subunit, with protein sequence MTSNPWKALIALCTGFFMILLDQTIVAVATPQFQQELEASINAVVWVSSIYLLACAVPLLFTGRLGDRFGQKRMYIIGMAVFTLSSLACGLAPSIEVLICARLTQGLGAALLTPQTMAIINRIFPREKRGAAMGVWGATAGLATLCGPVLGGLLVGSVGWQWIFFINVPIGILCISLVLAWVPDLHATASKVDTPSVLMSGIALFAIVFSLQEGPSQNWSWVVWGALAVGVVMLAAFVALQSRVAAPLIPLELFQNRNFSLGSFSIFTMGFAVAGTMLPIMLFLQDGKGLSAEQAGMMMIPMAVISGVLAPVAGRLADRLHPRVLSMMGFGFMVVAMLVLVVVMRDGVPVRWMLAGISLLGLGNAFVWSPNSATTMRTLSVQHLGAASGVYNTCRQTGAVVGTAAIGGAMQIAVQYTSMATAMGLAMIVPAVVLTMGLVAVSQFSAAKPAEGTTM encoded by the coding sequence GTGACTAGCAATCCTTGGAAAGCGCTCATCGCGCTGTGCACCGGCTTTTTCATGATTCTGCTGGATCAAACCATCGTGGCGGTGGCAACCCCACAGTTCCAGCAGGAACTGGAGGCCAGCATCAACGCGGTGGTATGGGTGAGCTCGATTTATCTGTTAGCCTGCGCGGTGCCGTTGCTGTTCACTGGTCGTCTGGGGGACCGGTTCGGGCAAAAGCGGATGTACATCATTGGCATGGCCGTGTTTACGCTGAGCTCCCTCGCCTGTGGTCTAGCGCCTTCCATCGAGGTGCTGATCTGTGCCCGGCTCACCCAGGGACTCGGCGCGGCGCTGCTGACGCCGCAGACCATGGCGATTATCAACCGCATCTTCCCGCGCGAGAAACGCGGCGCCGCGATGGGGGTGTGGGGCGCAACGGCTGGTTTAGCCACGCTGTGTGGCCCAGTCCTCGGTGGTCTGCTCGTGGGTTCGGTGGGCTGGCAATGGATCTTCTTTATCAACGTGCCCATCGGGATCCTGTGCATCTCCTTGGTGCTCGCGTGGGTTCCTGATCTTCATGCCACCGCGTCCAAGGTGGATACCCCGAGTGTGCTGATGTCCGGTATTGCGCTGTTCGCGATTGTATTTTCCCTACAGGAGGGGCCGAGCCAGAACTGGAGCTGGGTGGTGTGGGGTGCGCTGGCAGTGGGCGTCGTTATGCTCGCTGCTTTTGTGGCGCTGCAGTCGCGCGTGGCTGCGCCCCTTATCCCGCTGGAGCTGTTTCAGAACCGGAATTTCTCGCTCGGGTCATTTTCCATCTTCACCATGGGGTTTGCCGTGGCCGGGACGATGCTGCCGATTATGTTGTTTCTGCAGGACGGCAAGGGGCTGTCCGCGGAGCAGGCCGGCATGATGATGATTCCGATGGCGGTGATCTCCGGTGTGCTCGCTCCGGTGGCTGGGCGGCTCGCGGATCGGCTGCATCCGCGGGTGCTGTCCATGATGGGGTTCGGGTTCATGGTGGTGGCGATGCTGGTGCTCGTGGTGGTGATGCGCGACGGCGTGCCGGTGCGGTGGATGCTCGCGGGCATTTCGCTGCTGGGTCTGGGTAATGCGTTTGTGTGGTCTCCGAACTCGGCCACCACCATGCGCACGTTGAGTGTGCAGCACCTTGGCGCGGCGTCCGGCGTGTACAACACGTGCCGGCAGACTGGGGCAGTGGTGGGGACCGCGGCGATCGGCGGGGCGATGCAGATCGCGGTGCAATACACCAGTATGGCCACCGCAATGGGGCTGGCGATGATCGTTCCGGCGGTGGTGCTCACGATGGGTCTGGTGGCCGTATCGCAGTTCAGTGCAGCGAAACCTGCCGAGGGCACTACTATGTAA
- a CDS encoding 6-phosphofructokinase, which produces MRIATLTSGGDCPGLNAVIRGIVRTSSSEFGSNVIGYEDGWVGLMEDRRVQLYDDADIDKILLKGGTILGTGRLHPDKFKAGLDTIKANLEDAGVDALIAIGGEGTLKGAKWLSDNGIPVIGVPKTIDNDVNGTDYTFGFDTAVAVATDAIDRLHTTAESHNRVMIVEVMGRHVGWIALHAGMAGGAHHIVIPEVPFNIEAIAKQMERRFQMGEKYGIIVVAEGALPEEGTMDFNLGSEDEFGHKTFNGIGQVIADEIHKRLGHDVRTTVLGHIQRGGTPTAFDRVLATRYGVQAARAAHRGERGKCVALHGEHIELIDLQEAVGTLKQVPLNRYETARALFG; this is translated from the coding sequence ATGCGTATTGCGACTCTAACTTCCGGTGGCGACTGCCCAGGCCTCAACGCCGTGATCCGAGGCATCGTCCGTACCTCTTCCTCCGAATTCGGTTCCAATGTGATCGGCTATGAAGATGGCTGGGTGGGTCTCATGGAGGACCGTCGCGTGCAGCTTTACGACGACGCCGACATCGATAAGATCCTGCTCAAAGGCGGCACGATTCTTGGCACCGGTCGCCTGCACCCCGACAAGTTCAAGGCCGGGTTGGACACCATTAAGGCAAACCTGGAGGACGCTGGCGTGGATGCCCTCATCGCGATCGGCGGCGAAGGAACTCTCAAGGGCGCTAAGTGGCTGTCCGACAACGGTATTCCCGTAATTGGCGTGCCAAAGACTATTGACAATGACGTCAATGGCACCGACTACACCTTCGGTTTCGACACCGCCGTGGCCGTGGCCACGGACGCCATCGACCGGCTGCACACCACCGCTGAATCCCACAACCGCGTGATGATCGTGGAAGTGATGGGACGACACGTCGGCTGGATCGCCCTGCACGCCGGCATGGCTGGCGGCGCCCACCACATTGTGATCCCAGAGGTGCCATTCAACATTGAGGCGATTGCCAAGCAGATGGAACGCCGCTTCCAGATGGGTGAGAAGTACGGCATCATCGTGGTCGCTGAGGGCGCTCTGCCTGAGGAAGGCACGATGGACTTCAACCTCGGCAGCGAGGACGAGTTCGGCCACAAGACCTTCAACGGCATCGGCCAGGTGATCGCGGATGAGATCCACAAGCGACTCGGCCACGATGTGCGTACCACGGTGCTCGGCCACATTCAGCGTGGCGGTACCCCAACGGCCTTCGACCGCGTCCTGGCTACCCGCTATGGTGTGCAGGCTGCCCGCGCGGCCCACCGTGGTGAGCGTGGCAAGTGTGTGGCGCTGCATGGCGAGCACATCGAGCTCATTGACCTGCAGGAAGCAGTGGGAACGCTGAAGCAGGTTCCGCTGAACCGTTACGAGACGGCTCGCGCGCTGTTTGGTTAA
- the gatB gene encoding Asp-tRNA(Asn)/Glu-tRNA(Gln) amidotransferase subunit GatB, translating to MTDLMDYDEVLTKFEPVMGMEVHVELATETKMFSASSAHFGAEPNSNVDPVSLGLPGALPVVNEKGVEWAIKIGLALNCKIAESSRFARKNYFYPDQPKNYQISQYDEPIAYDGYLDVVLDDGETWRVEIERAHMEEDTAKLTHLGGAEGRIHGATSSLVDVNRAGVPLIEIVTKPIVGAGERAPEVARAYVSALRDLVKALGVSDARMDQGSMRVDSNVSLRPVGTTEFGTRTETKNINSLKSVEQAVRYEMMRQAAAIENGEEIVQETRHYQEADGSTSKGRPKETAEDYRYFNDPDLPPVIAPREWVEQIRATLPELPWVRKARIQQEWQLSDAEMRDLVNAGALELIIQTVEEGTTPDEARSWWVSYLAQKAKESDVELEQLPITPAQVARVVALIKEGKLTNKLARQAVDGVLAGEGDVDEVVQKRGLEVMQDDGAVEKAVDEALAANPDVVAKIKGGNMKASGAIVGAVMKATRGKADPATVNKLIAQKCK from the coding sequence ATGACTGACCTCATGGATTACGACGAAGTTCTCACTAAATTCGAGCCGGTGATGGGCATGGAAGTGCACGTTGAGTTGGCGACCGAAACCAAGATGTTTTCGGCCAGCTCGGCGCACTTTGGCGCTGAGCCAAATAGCAACGTCGATCCCGTGAGCCTCGGCTTGCCGGGCGCGCTGCCGGTGGTCAACGAAAAAGGCGTGGAGTGGGCGATCAAGATTGGTCTGGCGCTGAACTGCAAGATTGCTGAATCGTCTCGGTTCGCCCGCAAGAATTACTTCTACCCGGATCAGCCGAAGAACTACCAGATCTCCCAGTATGATGAGCCGATCGCGTATGACGGCTACCTGGATGTTGTCCTGGATGATGGGGAAACCTGGCGCGTGGAGATTGAGCGCGCGCACATGGAGGAAGACACCGCGAAGCTCACCCACCTCGGTGGCGCTGAGGGGCGTATCCACGGTGCGACGTCTTCGCTGGTTGATGTGAACCGTGCTGGTGTGCCGCTGATTGAGATCGTTACGAAGCCGATCGTGGGGGCGGGGGAGCGTGCTCCTGAGGTTGCCCGCGCGTATGTTTCTGCGCTGCGTGACCTGGTGAAGGCCCTGGGTGTGTCGGATGCCCGGATGGATCAGGGGTCGATGCGTGTGGACTCTAACGTGTCGCTGCGCCCGGTTGGTACCACTGAGTTTGGCACCCGTACGGAGACGAAGAACATCAACTCTTTGAAGTCGGTTGAGCAGGCGGTGCGCTATGAGATGATGCGTCAGGCTGCCGCGATTGAAAACGGTGAGGAGATCGTTCAGGAGACGCGCCACTACCAGGAGGCGGACGGCTCCACGTCGAAGGGACGTCCGAAGGAGACTGCGGAGGATTACCGCTACTTCAACGATCCTGACCTACCGCCGGTCATTGCGCCGCGCGAGTGGGTGGAACAGATCCGCGCGACGCTGCCGGAGTTGCCGTGGGTGCGCAAGGCCCGCATTCAGCAGGAATGGCAGCTTTCCGACGCCGAAATGCGTGATCTGGTCAACGCCGGGGCGCTGGAGCTGATTATCCAGACCGTGGAGGAAGGCACCACCCCTGACGAGGCCCGTTCCTGGTGGGTGTCCTACCTGGCGCAGAAGGCCAAGGAATCCGATGTGGAGCTGGAACAGCTCCCGATCACGCCGGCGCAGGTAGCGCGTGTGGTGGCCCTTATTAAGGAAGGAAAGCTCACCAACAAGCTGGCCCGCCAGGCCGTGGACGGTGTGCTGGCCGGTGAAGGCGACGTGGATGAGGTCGTGCAGAAGCGTGGCCTGGAAGTGATGCAGGATGACGGCGCCGTGGAAAAGGCTGTGGATGAGGCGCTTGCTGCTAACCCTGATGTGGTGGCGAAGATCAAGGGCGGCAACATGAAGGCCTCTGGTGCGATCGTGGGCGCCGTGATGAAGGCGACCCGTGGCAAGGCAGATCCCGCAACGGTGAACAAACTGATCGCGCAGAAGTGCAAATAA
- a CDS encoding LPXTG cell wall anchor domain-containing protein, producing the protein MKRFAKSASAIALAGAMTLGVAPVASAQNANVDDLNIPGECTATIDIHNAVNVWNATPKENRYPETREALVERMATEVTCPNPIDPDYDGSSAGLGPALSAAAVLGLGAAALSSGANGSSEKPAEKPAEKPAPAPEAPKGPEKGVKPGAEKGVKPAAPAAQAPAKRGMLAQTGANSVAPVAIMFALTIAGAAAFILRRKSA; encoded by the coding sequence ATGAAGCGCTTTGCTAAGTCTGCTTCCGCCATCGCACTCGCTGGCGCCATGACTCTCGGTGTCGCTCCAGTCGCATCAGCCCAGAATGCAAATGTTGATGATTTGAACATTCCGGGGGAGTGTACCGCTACGATTGATATTCACAATGCGGTCAATGTATGGAACGCTACTCCTAAGGAAAACCGTTACCCAGAGACTCGTGAAGCCTTGGTTGAACGTATGGCGACCGAAGTTACCTGCCCAAACCCAATCGATCCTGACTATGATGGCTCTTCCGCTGGTCTTGGTCCCGCTCTGAGCGCTGCTGCTGTTTTGGGTCTTGGTGCTGCTGCTCTGTCTTCTGGTGCTAACGGCTCCTCTGAGAAGCCTGCGGAGAAGCCAGCTGAGAAGCCAGCTCCTGCTCCTGAGGCTCCAAAGGGTCCAGAAAAGGGTGTTAAGCCAGGTGCTGAGAAGGGCGTGAAGCCTGCTGCTCCTGCTGCCCAGGCTCCTGCTAAGCGCGGTATGCTCGCTCAGACCGGTGCTAACTCTGTGGCTCCTGTTGCCATCATGTTTGCACTGACCATTGCTGGCGCTGCTGCTTTCATCCTGCGTCGTAAGTCTGCCTAA
- a CDS encoding LPXTG cell wall anchor domain-containing protein, with protein MKRFAKSASAIALAGAMVLGAAPAAHAQIPAPASFDACVNGVTVKLVHQDGKYKTVDGTAVSDFQFGKCEDQPKPESSLPDVVVSAKDACKLSPSTQGQVDRYNAKKPADRTQGEYAGTVAAVEADIKLNADLVCDTPAPIDPDNDSSDGYGLGPALSAAAVLGLGAAALSSGANGSSEKPAEKPAEKPAPAPEAPKGPEKGVKPGAEKGVKPAAPAAQAPAKRGMLAQTGANSVAPVAIMFALTIAGAAAFILRRKSA; from the coding sequence ATGAAGCGCTTTGCTAAGTCTGCTTCCGCCATCGCACTCGCTGGCGCCATGGTCCTCGGTGCTGCACCAGCCGCTCACGCTCAGATCCCTGCCCCAGCTAGTTTTGATGCATGTGTAAACGGTGTTACCGTTAAGCTTGTCCATCAAGATGGCAAGTACAAGACTGTAGACGGTACTGCAGTATCGGATTTCCAATTTGGCAAGTGTGAAGATCAGCCAAAGCCTGAATCCAGCCTTCCTGATGTTGTTGTTTCCGCCAAGGATGCCTGCAAGTTGTCTCCATCCACCCAGGGGCAGGTAGATCGCTACAACGCTAAGAAGCCTGCTGACCGTACCCAGGGTGAATACGCTGGCACCGTGGCCGCAGTAGAAGCTGACATTAAGCTGAATGCTGACTTGGTTTGTGATACTCCTGCTCCAATCGATCCTGACAACGATTCTTCCGATGGCTACGGCCTTGGCCCTGCTCTGAGCGCTGCTGCTGTTTTGGGTCTTGGTGCTGCTGCTCTGTCTTCTGGTGCTAACGGCTCCTCTGAGAAGCCTGCGGAGAAGCCAGCTGAGAAGCCAGCTCCTGCTCCTGAGGCTCCAAAGGGTCCAGAAAAGGGTGTTAAGCCAGGTGCTGAGAAGGGCGTGAAGCCTGCTGCTCCTGCTGCCCAGGCTCCTGCTAAGCGCGGTATGCTCGCTCAGACCGGTGCTAACTCTGTGGCTCCTGTTGCCATCATGTTTGCACTGACCATTGCTGGCGCTGCTGCTTTCATCCTGCGTCGTAAGTCTGCCTAA
- a CDS encoding sortase family protein, with protein sequence MRKALVAVALGASAVTVTACSKEVVIPDEVATGVVQTQDFPTINPSAPIELVIPDVNIRGNFDEESCRVKNGAIDPKSMSNACVYTAPDKPYELPGTNSKDLVVIAGHTGAGVPAVFNDLYDGKDDRHTISEGAKLYIRTAESGDKWLVYRATDFHSPNKDTLVNQDEIWGTDATPGRLLTISCIQPANPLADSVRNAVVGWQFVGVAGGEEAARLSTTTPAAPSTTPTSSPTPTSSPSPSPSPTPTTTSTSEAPRAPLAPPPPPPPPAPAPAPAPAPAPEPPAPPPPPPGPVLPPPPELPPLPPLPPLPPLPPLLPPPPPPPA encoded by the coding sequence ATGCGCAAAGCTCTCGTGGCGGTGGCACTCGGTGCGTCCGCGGTAACGGTGACGGCCTGCTCCAAGGAAGTGGTAATCCCGGACGAGGTCGCCACCGGGGTAGTGCAGACCCAGGATTTCCCAACGATCAACCCGAGCGCTCCTATCGAACTGGTCATTCCGGATGTGAACATCCGCGGTAATTTCGATGAAGAATCTTGCCGGGTGAAGAACGGGGCGATTGACCCCAAGTCCATGAGCAACGCGTGCGTCTACACCGCGCCGGACAAGCCTTACGAATTGCCTGGAACCAACTCCAAGGACCTCGTCGTGATCGCGGGCCACACCGGCGCAGGTGTCCCAGCTGTCTTCAATGATCTGTACGACGGGAAAGATGACCGACACACCATTAGTGAAGGCGCCAAGCTTTACATCCGCACCGCGGAGTCCGGCGACAAGTGGTTGGTCTACCGCGCCACCGACTTCCACTCGCCCAACAAGGACACGTTGGTTAACCAAGATGAAATCTGGGGGACCGACGCCACTCCCGGTCGCCTGCTGACCATCAGCTGTATCCAGCCCGCCAATCCGCTCGCCGATTCGGTGCGCAACGCCGTCGTCGGGTGGCAGTTCGTTGGTGTGGCTGGGGGAGAGGAAGCAGCACGCTTGTCGACGACCACCCCGGCCGCCCCAAGCACAACCCCAACTTCGTCGCCGACTCCTACTTCATCGCCGTCGCCTTCGCCTTCTCCGACTCCTACCACGACGTCGACATCTGAGGCGCCACGTGCTCCGCTCGCTCCGCCACCGCCACCGCCACCGCCAGCGCCGGCCCCTGCTCCTGCACCAGCGCCGGCGCCTGAACCACCGGCACCACCGCCACCACCACCTGGGCCGGTGCTGCCTCCACCGCCTGAACTGCCGCCGCTTCCACCGCTGCCGCCGCTTCCACCGCTGCCGCCGTTGCTGCCACCGCCACCGCCACCGCCGGCTTAG
- a CDS encoding LysE/ArgO family amino acid transporter yields MSVVLSGLVIGLSLIVAIGPQNALIIKQGMKREHVGAILLVCMLSDILLILGGTLGVGVLIERAPLFLTVLKWFGVVYLSYFAFTCFRDATRQRDTEVIAETAPEQAASAGSFTTTTLKTRVKAQARTSWHKPVLTALAFTWLNPAAYIDALVMLGGIANQHGDIMRWYFAAGALAASALWFPTIGFLSIKGAAMLQQPRIWSIVNVAIGFIMVYMAIKVAMF; encoded by the coding sequence ATGAGCGTAGTACTGAGTGGATTAGTGATCGGCCTTTCTCTCATTGTCGCTATCGGCCCCCAGAACGCCCTCATTATTAAGCAAGGGATGAAACGCGAACATGTCGGGGCGATCCTACTCGTCTGCATGCTTTCCGACATCCTCCTCATCCTCGGCGGCACCCTCGGCGTCGGCGTCCTCATCGAACGCGCCCCGCTCTTCCTCACTGTGCTCAAATGGTTCGGCGTGGTGTATCTCAGCTACTTCGCATTCACCTGCTTCAGAGACGCCACCCGCCAGCGTGACACCGAAGTCATCGCCGAAACAGCGCCGGAACAAGCAGCGTCCGCAGGCAGCTTCACGACGACCACCCTCAAAACCCGCGTCAAGGCGCAGGCGCGCACCTCATGGCACAAACCCGTGCTGACCGCGCTAGCTTTCACGTGGCTCAACCCAGCCGCCTACATTGACGCCCTAGTGATGCTCGGAGGCATCGCCAACCAACACGGCGACATCATGCGCTGGTACTTCGCCGCCGGCGCCCTCGCCGCCAGCGCCCTCTGGTTCCCCACCATCGGATTCCTGTCCATCAAGGGCGCCGCTATGCTCCAGCAGCCACGCATCTGGAGCATCGTTAACGTCGCGATCGGCTTCATCATGGTGTACATGGCCATCAAGGTGGCGATGTTTTAA
- a CDS encoding LysR family transcriptional regulator ArgP → MNQNHLTTLLAVLDEGSFEGAAEALHITPSAVSQRIKALESDMGRVLIRRTSPVAATDAGEILAQAARRMALLQAETDVALERSIARVPLSVAINADSLATWFPDVFADVATWKHATLQVRIEDEAHSLSLLRRGDCLGAVTTEANPVSGCDVRELGIMRYRAVAAPRLRDDYLKGGAIDWAEMPVLRYGPHDALQDMDWHGRLPERPRERRISQIPSSEAFLEAVRAGLGWAFVADLQSQPLLDSGELVLLDDAVVDVPLYWQHWRLQSSMLGSLTTSVVAAANEHLL, encoded by the coding sequence ATGAACCAAAATCACCTCACGACGCTGCTCGCTGTCCTCGACGAAGGCAGCTTTGAAGGTGCTGCCGAGGCTCTTCACATCACCCCGAGCGCCGTGAGTCAACGAATCAAAGCGCTCGAATCGGACATGGGGCGCGTCCTCATCCGCCGCACCAGCCCCGTCGCGGCCACCGACGCCGGAGAAATCCTCGCCCAAGCCGCCCGGCGCATGGCGCTCCTCCAAGCGGAAACCGACGTCGCGCTCGAGCGGAGCATCGCCCGAGTGCCACTGTCCGTCGCCATCAACGCAGACTCCCTCGCAACGTGGTTCCCCGACGTTTTCGCCGACGTTGCCACCTGGAAACACGCCACCCTCCAGGTGCGCATCGAGGACGAGGCACACTCCCTCTCCCTTCTTCGCCGCGGCGACTGTCTCGGCGCCGTCACCACAGAAGCCAATCCCGTTTCCGGCTGCGACGTCCGCGAACTCGGCATCATGCGGTACCGCGCGGTAGCAGCGCCCCGCCTGCGCGACGACTACCTCAAGGGCGGCGCCATCGACTGGGCAGAAATGCCCGTCCTGCGCTACGGGCCCCACGACGCACTCCAAGACATGGACTGGCACGGCCGCCTACCGGAACGCCCCCGGGAACGGCGCATCTCCCAAATCCCATCCTCCGAGGCCTTCCTCGAAGCGGTGCGTGCCGGCCTCGGCTGGGCTTTCGTCGCTGACCTACAAAGTCAACCGCTGCTCGATTCCGGCGAGCTGGTGCTGCTTGACGACGCCGTCGTGGACGTCCCGCTCTATTGGCAACACTGGCGTCTGCAATCGTCCATGCTCGGCAGCCTCACCACCTCCGTCGTGGCTGCAGCCAACGAGCACCTGCTTTAG
- a CDS encoding glutathione S-transferase family protein — protein MTEVWAGPPQNAAKEGEFIRDTNYITDRIVSSVSEVTEQPDGTFHWPVEAGRYRLMAARACPWAHRTIISRRLLGLEDVISLSLAAPTHDVRSWNYDLDPGGVDPVLGIRRLQEAYFNRFPDYPRGITVPAIVDVASKSVVTNDYPSITLEFATEWTAFHRAGAPDLYPVQLRDEIDEINARVFKDVNNGVYRCGFAASQEAYEAAHEQLFDALDWLEDHLSTRRYLVGGHITEADIRLYPTLIRFDVCYYSHFKCSRNRIKDMPNLWGYLRDLYQTPGFGDTTDLQQVKEHYFITHAEINPTQIVPVGPDMSDLISPHGRERLGGSPFGPGATPPTS, from the coding sequence ATGACCGAGGTTTGGGCCGGGCCGCCGCAGAATGCGGCGAAGGAGGGCGAGTTCATCCGGGACACCAACTACATCACTGACCGCATTGTCAGTTCTGTCTCAGAGGTCACCGAACAGCCCGACGGCACCTTCCATTGGCCGGTGGAGGCGGGCCGGTATCGGCTCATGGCTGCTCGGGCGTGCCCGTGGGCACATCGCACGATCATTTCCCGTCGCCTGCTGGGCTTGGAGGATGTTATCTCGTTGAGTTTGGCGGCGCCTACTCACGACGTCCGCTCCTGGAATTATGACCTTGATCCGGGTGGTGTAGACCCGGTGCTGGGTATCCGGCGCCTCCAGGAGGCGTATTTCAATCGTTTCCCTGATTATCCGCGGGGTATTACTGTGCCAGCGATCGTCGATGTTGCTAGCAAGTCGGTGGTGACGAATGACTATCCTTCGATCACACTGGAATTCGCTACGGAGTGGACGGCGTTCCACCGTGCGGGCGCCCCGGACCTCTACCCGGTTCAGCTGCGCGATGAGATCGACGAGATCAACGCGCGGGTGTTTAAGGACGTCAACAACGGGGTATACCGCTGCGGGTTCGCCGCGAGCCAGGAGGCGTACGAGGCCGCCCACGAGCAGCTTTTCGACGCCCTGGATTGGCTCGAGGACCACCTCAGCACCCGACGATATTTGGTCGGGGGCCATATCACGGAAGCCGATATCCGCCTCTACCCCACGCTGATCCGTTTCGACGTCTGCTACTACTCGCACTTTAAGTGCAGCCGCAACCGGATCAAGGACATGCCCAACCTGTGGGGCTACCTGCGCGATCTGTACCAGACGCCGGGCTTCGGTGACACCACCGACCTGCAGCAGGTCAAGGAGCATTACTTCATTACGCACGCAGAGATTAATCCGACGCAGATCGTGCCGGTGGGTCCTGACATGTCGGATCTCATCTCACCACATGGTCGGGAGCGGCTCGGCGGCAGCCCGTTCGGGCCGGGCGCTACCCCGCCGACGAGCTAA
- a CDS encoding DoxX family protein, translated as MANNEQPNLDDLDGLADVPTYQPEHKKSGSDKLYERYGRPAPQNIAATKPEQEAEPKMATPEPTQNLYKISSDPEPTASFDAPTTDKPLYRSPFSNNSVADDPYVAPAETAESTPVTNEVDARRGTIDFGLMIIRVVIGALLLLMGLRTFFELGGAPGITGLQSQFSDYALGGILAIAVPTLQLIAGVFLLLGLLTPVAASIATAVTGFGAVHALAQADGINVFYPETSLTLSALLAAIALGLQFTGPGKLSFDVARSWARRPLASSWIWAIVGIAGAVALWWFGAGVNPLN; from the coding sequence ATGGCTAACAACGAACAACCCAACCTTGATGACCTCGACGGGCTCGCAGACGTGCCCACCTACCAACCAGAACACAAAAAATCCGGCTCGGATAAGCTCTACGAACGCTACGGTCGGCCGGCTCCACAAAATATCGCAGCGACCAAACCTGAACAGGAAGCGGAGCCAAAAATGGCCACTCCAGAACCTACACAGAACCTGTACAAGATCAGCTCCGACCCAGAGCCCACCGCCTCCTTCGATGCACCCACCACGGACAAACCGCTGTACCGATCGCCATTTAGCAACAACTCCGTAGCGGACGATCCTTACGTGGCCCCTGCTGAAACCGCTGAATCTACCCCGGTAACAAACGAGGTCGATGCCCGCCGTGGCACCATCGACTTCGGTCTGATGATTATCCGCGTGGTCATCGGTGCGCTGCTGCTGCTCATGGGCCTGCGAACCTTCTTCGAATTAGGTGGCGCCCCAGGAATCACCGGACTGCAAAGCCAATTCAGCGACTACGCCCTCGGTGGAATCCTTGCTATTGCAGTGCCAACCCTGCAGCTCATCGCTGGTGTCTTCCTGCTCCTCGGCCTGCTGACCCCGGTCGCGGCCTCTATTGCTACCGCCGTCACCGGCTTCGGGGCAGTCCACGCTCTGGCACAAGCCGATGGCATTAACGTGTTCTACCCGGAAACTAGCCTTACCCTTTCGGCGTTGCTCGCTGCGATTGCGCTTGGTCTACAGTTCACCGGGCCAGGCAAACTGTCCTTTGACGTGGCACGCAGCTGGGCTAGGCGCCCGTTGGCCTCCTCCTGGATCTGGGCGATCGTCGGCATCGCGGGCGCCGTAGCACTCTGGTGGTTCGGAGCTGGGGTTAATCCGCTGAATTAA